From Daucus carota subsp. sativus chromosome 6, DH1 v3.0, whole genome shotgun sequence, the proteins below share one genomic window:
- the LOC108224526 gene encoding cysteine protease XCP2-like: MTLFSSTLSLLVLCFSCADFAYYALARDFSILGYSPDDLKCTLKLNTLFESWGAEHGKFYESIDDKLHRFEIFKENLMHIDETNKKTRNYWLGLNEFADLSQEEFRNRYLGLNVDYLEKQEESSPEDFVYKDVVSLPKSIDWRENGAVTNVKNQGSCGSCWAFSAVAAVEGINQIVTGNLTSLSEQELVDCDTSLNKGCHGGLMEHAFTYIMTHGGLRKEEDYPYVMKEGTCKEKKEQTELVSINGYHKLPKNNEESMLKALAHQPISVGISASGRDFQFYRGGVFDGFCGFRVDHGVTAVGYGTTKDLDYIIVKNSWGPKWGEKGYIRMRRNIGMSEGICGIYSLGSFPAKNK; encoded by the exons ATGACACTTTTTTCATCAACATTGTCATTACTTGTTCTGTGTTTTTCTTGCGCGGATTTTGCCTACTACGCATTAGCTCGAGACTTCTCAATTTTGGGTTACTCACCAGATGATTTGAAGTGCACTCTAAAACTGAATACCTTATTTGAATCATGGGGTGCAGAGCATGGCAAGTTTTATGAGAGTATTGACGACAAGTTGCATAGGTTTGAGATTTTCAAGGAAAACCTTATGCACATTGACGAAACAAACAAGAAAACTAGGAACTACTGGCTTGGATTGAATGAGTTTGCTGATTTAAGCCAGGAAGAGTTCAGAAACAGGTATTTGGGGCTCAATGTGGACTACCTCGAGAAGCAAGAGGAATCAAGTCCTGAAGATTTCGTATACAAGGATGTTGTGAGTTTGCCGAAATCTATTGACTGGAGGGAGAATGGAGCTGTCACTAATGTCAAGAACCAAGGTTCTTGTG GAAGTTGCTGGGCCTTCTCAGCAGTAGCTGCTGTTGAGGGAATAAACCAAATCGTGACCGGAAATTTAACGTCGTTATCTGAGCAAGAGCTAGTTGATTGTGATACCTCCTTGAACAAAGGTTGCCATGGAGGTCTCATGGAACATGCATTCACCTACATCATGACTCATGGCGGGCTTCGTAAAGAGGAAGACTATCCTTATGTCATGAAAGAAGGAACTTGTAAGGAGAAGAAG GAACAAACTGAGCTAGTAAGTATTAACGGGTACCATAAGTTACCAAAGAATAACGAAGAAAGCATGTTGAAGGCACTTGCTCACCAGCCCATAAGTGTGGGTATCTCGGCTTCTGGACGTGATTTCCAGTTTTACAGAGGA GGTGTTTTTGACGGGTTTTGTGGATTTCGGGTGGACCATGGAGTGACTGCAGTTGGGTATGGAACAACAAAGGATTTGGACTACATCATTGTTAAGAACTCATGGGGACCCAAGTGGGGAGAAAAAGGCTACATTCGAATGAGGAGAAATATTGGCATGAGCGAAGGCATTTGTGGAATATACAGCTTAGGATCTTTTCCTGCAAAAAATAAGTAA
- the LOC108192915 gene encoding 26S proteasome regulatory subunit 10B homolog A produces the protein MSGETEEAVRRRVATADYRKKLLQHKELESRVRGVRDSLRTVKKEYAKTEDDLKSLQSVGQIIGEVLRPLDNERLIVKASSGPRYVVGCRSKVDKEKLTAGTRVVLDMTTLTIMRALPREVDPVVYNMLHEDPGNVSYSAVGGLSDQIRELRESIELPLMNPELFLRVGIKPPKGVLLYGPPGTGKTLLARAIASNIDANFLKVVSSAIIDKYIGESARLIREMFGYARDHQPCIIFMDEIDAIGGRRFSEGTSADREIQRTLMELLNQLDGFDQLGKVKMIMATNRPDVLDPALLRPGRLDRKIEIPLPNEQSRMEILKIHAAGIAKHGEIDYEAVVKLAEGFNGADLRNVCTEAGMSAIRAERDYVIHEDFMKAVRKLNEAKKLESTAHYSTDFGKE, from the exons ATGTCAGGCGAGACTGAAGAAGCCGTGCGCCGCCGCGTCGCAACCGCCGATTATCGGAAAAAGTTACTCCAACACAAGGAGCTCGAGTCCCGTGTTCGCGGAG TGAGGGATAGTTTGCGTACTGTGAAAAAGGAGTATGCTAAGACTGAAGATGATCTCAAGTCACTTCAGAGTGTTGGACAAATTATCGGTGAAGTCTTGAGGCCTTTGGATAATGAGCGAT TGATAGTCAAAGCTAGCAGCGGTCCAAGGTATGTGGTTGGCTGTCGTAGTAAGGTGGACAAGGAAAAACTTACTGCTGGAACACGAGTGGTTCTTGATATGACTACTCTTACAATTATGCGAGCTTTACCCCGTGAA GTCGATCCAGTTGTGTATAACATGCTTCATGAAGATCCTGGAAATGTTAGCTATTCAGCTGTTGGAGGTCTCTCAGATCAGATCCGAGAACTGAGGGAATCAATAGAATTGCCTCTCATGAACCCGGAGCTATTCTTAAGGGTTGGCATTAAACCTCCCAAG GGTGTTCTTCTATATGGACCTCCTGGAACAGGCAAGACATTATTAGCTAGAGCTATTGCTAGCAATATAGATGCTAACTTTTTAAAG GTTGTTTCTAGTGCGATAATTGATAAATACATTGGTGAGAGTGCAAGATTGATCAGGGAAATGTTTGGTTATGCTCGTGATCACCAA ccCTGCATCATTTTTATGGATGAGATTGATGCCATTGGGGGGCGTCGTTTCAGCGAGGGAACCAGTGCTGATCGTGAAATTCAAAGAACACTTATGGAGTTGCTTAACCAGCTAGATGGGTTTGACCAGCTTGGGAAG GTTAAAATGATCATGGCTACCAATAGACCAGATGTTCTAGACCCTGCACTTCTACGTCCAGGCAGATTAGACAGGAAAATAGAGATTCCGTTACCAAATGAACAGTCAAGAATGGAAATCTTAAAGATTCATGCTGCTGGAATTGCCAAGCACGGGGAAATCGATTATGAGGCTGTTGTTAAGCTGGCTGAG GGTTTCAATGGAGCTGATCTCCGTAATGTTTGCACCGAAGCTGGAATGTCAGCTATTCGTGCGGAACGAGATTATGTCATCCATGAAGATTTCATGAAG GCTGTCCGCAAACTGAATGAAGCAAAGAAACTTGAGTCAACTGCTCATTACAGTACTGATTTTGGGAAGGAGTAG
- the LOC108227816 gene encoding uncharacterized protein At1g76660: protein MGSEQNRFPHQQPPPPAPRSKRWGGCWGGLSCFGTQKGGKRVVPASRQEANQPNGSQAVGINNQTTAIHPSLLAPPSSPASFSNSALQSTAQSPNCFLSMSANSPGGPSSTMFRTGPYAHETQLVSPPVFSTYTTEPSTAPYTPPPELAHVTNPSSPDVPFAKLLSSSANFRNREKGNYIAANDLHASYSLYPGSPASSLRSPISRTSGLSSPYPDRDLLQWDPSVSQELNHPRSESGRVYGLDTASASKLSHDSNFFCPETFAQFYLDQSSLSQSGGRLSVSKETDVHSNGGNGHQNRHSKASKQDVEEIEAYRASFGFSADELVTTPQYHEISDVMDGSFTIMPYTSDKSYGEETLANFPTEIRPKAGTIHVNLPSVKTCKSNGYINVEKHSNAASPCTDFEDQGSRRLLGEDDNGLSDSEDIFSKMGTSRISRKYKKGLSSSDAEVDYRRGRSLREGRGEFAWQY from the exons ATGGGGTCTGAGCAGAACAGATTTCCACACCAACAACCTCCTCCTCCTGCTCCAAGG AGCAAAAGATGGGGAGGATGCTGGGGTGGATTGTCTTGTTTTGGTACACAAAAGGGCGGAAAGCGTGTTGTACCTGCATCACGTCAAGAGGCAAATCAGCCAAATGGATCTCAAGCTGTCGGGATAAATAATCAAACTACAGCAATCCATCCATCTCTTTTAGCTCCACCTTCTTCTCcagcttcattttcaaattctgCTCTCCAGTCAACAGCTCAGTCTCCTAACTGTTTCTTGTCTATGTCTGCCAACTCACCTGGTGGTCCTTCATCTACTATGTTCCGTACCGGGCCGTATGCACATGAAACTCAACTTGTATCTCCTCCTGTTTTCTCTACATACACAACTGAACCCTCAACTGCTCCTTACACCCCTCCACCTGAATTGGCACATGTGACCAATCCATCTTCCCCGGATGTCCCTTTCGCGAAGTTGCTTTCATCTTCAGCCAATTTCAGAAACCGTGAAAAGGGGAATTACATTGCTGCCAATGACCTTCATGCATCATATTCTCTTTATCCTGGAAGCCCAGCTAGTAGCCTCAGGTCGCCTATTTCTAGGACCTCAGGTTTGTCATCACCTTATCCTGACCGTGACTTGCTTCAGTGGGATCCCTCCGTTTCTCAAGAACTGAATCACCCAAGGTCTGAGTCAGGCAGAGTATATGGACTTGATACAGCCAGTGCTTCCAAGCTGTCTCATGACTCTAATTTCTTCTGCCCTGAAACATTTGCACAATTCTATCTCGACCAATCTTCGCTTTCTCAGTCTGGTGGGAGGCTAAGTGTCTCCAAGGAGACAGATGTTCACTCTAATGGTGGAAACGGACACCAAAATAGACATAGCAAAGCTAGCAAACAAGATGTTGAGGAAATTGAAGCTTACCGAGCATCCTTTGGATTCAGTGCTGATGAGCTTGTCACTACACCTCAGTATCATGAAATATCTGATGTTATGGATGGTTCATTTACCATCATGCCTTATACCTCTGATAAGTCATACGGGGAAGAAACACTTGCAAATTTTCCAACAGAGATTAGACCAAAGGCTGGAACAATACATGTGAACTTACCAAGTGTGAAAACATGCAAATCAAATGGATACATAAATGTGGAGAAACATTCCAATGCAGCAAGTCCATGCACTGATTTTGAAG ATCAGGGATCAAGGAGGCTACTTGGAGAGGATGACAATGGACTAAGCGATAGTGAAGACATTTTCTCAAAGATGGGGACATCCAGAATTAGCCGAAAGTATAAAAAGGGTTTGTCAAGCTCTGACGCTGAAGTTGATTACAGAAGAGGGAGAAGTTTAAGGGAAGGAAGAGGAGAATTTGCATGGCAATACTAG
- the LOC108225671 gene encoding stemmadenine O-acetyltransferase, whose protein sequence is MTKVEIISSENIKPSFPTPQHLKTFKLSLLDQLIPAPYAPIVVFYPNTDGADHSKVEERLVLLKESLSETLTRFYPLAGLIQDDLSINCNDQGAFFTVAVVNSLLSDFLVNPDLQFIQKFLPCQNSFDGSTREARVTSIQVNVFECGGMAIGLCVSHKIVDGAGLSTFLQAWAATNSRSDEVIYPDFIAPTIFPADDLWLRDTSMVVWGSLFKKGKCATRRLVLGPSAIASLKADASGLNLENPTRVEVVSAFLWKCAMAATEKNSGSRRPSLVTHIVNLRKRFSPALSGNSLGNLIWTASAKCKATCEPVRLDSLVSKVRKGIHEINSDFVKKLRGDKGPATMCKSLQGIGNFGSKTGVDYYGFTSWCKMGFYDADFGWGKPAWVSSMALNCEVFMNLVILMDTKCGEGIEAWVTLDEPEMRILEQDPTLLSLASLDPSPTNY, encoded by the coding sequence ATGACGAAAGTTGAGATCATCTCTAGTGAAAACATCAAACCATCTTTCCCCACACCACAACACTTGAAAACCTTCAAGCTTTCTTTGTTGGATCAGCTCATTCCAGCACCTTATGCTCCCATTGTCGTGTTTTATCCCAACACGGATGGTGCTGATCATTCTAAAGTTGAAGAGAGATTAGTACTTCTCAAGGAATCATTATCCGAGACCTTGACAAGGTTTTACCCCTTAGCTGGACTAATACAAGATGATCTTTCCATCAATTGTAATGATCAAGGAGCTTTTTTCACAGTTGCTGTGGTTAATTCTCTGCTGTCTGATTTTTTAGTCAATCCTGATTTGCAGTTCATACAAAAATTCCTTCCCTGTCAAAATAGTTTTGATGGGTCTACTAGAGAGGCCCGGGTGACGAGTATTCAAGTGAATGTTTTTGAGTGCGGTGGCATGGCCATTGGCTTGTGCGTTTCACACAAGATAGTTGATGGCGCTGGATTGAGCACGTTCTTGCAAGCATGGGCTGCAACAAATTCAAGATCCGACGAGGTCATCTACCCTGATTTCATTGCGCCTACTATCTTCCCGGCTGATGACTTATGGCTGCGTGACACGTCAATGGTAGTCTGGGGATCATTGTTCAAGAAAGGCAAGTGTGCTACAAGGAGACTCGTGCTTGGTCCCTCAGCCATAGCCAGCCTCAAGGCTGATGCTAGTGGCTTAAATTTGGAAAACCCTACTCGCGTAGAAGTCGTTTCTGCTTTTCTTTGGAAATGTGCTATGGCTGCCACAGAAAAGAATTCTGGATCCAGGAGACCTTCACTTGTTACTCACATAGTGAACCTCCGAAAAAGATTTTCACCAGCTCTGTCTGGTAATTCTCTAGGAAACTTAATCTGGACAGCAAGTGCAAAGTGCAAAGCAACGTGTGAACCAGTACGACTAGATTCATTGGTGAGCAAAGTAAGAAAAGGAATCCATGAAATCAACAGCGACTTTGTGAAGAAACTGAGGGGTGACAAAGGCCCTGCAACTATGTGCAAATCACTCCAGGGGATTGGGAATTTTGGGTCCAAAACAGGGGTGGACTATTATGGATTTACAAGCTGGTGCAAAATGGGATTTTACGACGCAGATTTTGGATGGGGAAAGCCTGCTTGGGTAAGTAGCATGGCCCTCAATTGTGAGGTGTTTATGAATCTGGTTATTCTGATGGACACAAAATGTGGAGAGGGAATAGAAGCTTGGGTGACGCTGGATGAACCAGAAATGAGAATCTTGGAGCAAGATCCAACGCTTCTTTCTTTGGCTTCTTTGGATCCAAGTCCTACTAATTACTAG
- the LOC108192924 gene encoding uncharacterized protein LOC108192924 translates to MYSLSLKPWVLLSHSSRSLLKLSGSNKLFSNCVAIPVRKAYRGGNLVLKAQSQQDNNNNNNNASSDSNPPNGTLQKSRKEILLEYVKNVQPEFMEMFVKRAPPQVVEAMRQTVTNMIGTLPPQFFAVTVTTVAENLAQLMYSVLMTGYMFRNAQYRLELQQSLEQVALPDTQEKKDWPDYAPGTQKKVSGEVIKWNNVSGPETIDAAKYIELLEAEIEELNRQVGRKSANGQNELLEYLKSLEPQNLKDLTSTAGEDVVLAMNTFIKRLLAVSDPDKMKTSVTETSAPELAKLLYWLMVVGYGIRNIEVRFDMERVLGTPPKFAELPPGENI, encoded by the exons ATGTATTCGTTAAGCTTAAAACCCTGGGTGCTGCTGTCACATTCTTCGAGGTCGTTGCTTAAATTGTCCGGAAGTAACAAATTATTCTCAAATTGTGTTGCAATCCCCGTAAGAAAAGCTTATAGGGGAGGCAATTTAGTTTTGAAAGCTCAATCACAACAAgataacaacaacaacaacaacaacgcTTCCAGTGATTCTAACCCCCCTAATGGGACCCTG CAAAAAAGCCGGAAGGAAATTCTGTTGGAGTATGTTAAAAATGTACAGCCCGAATTCATGGAGATGTTTGTAAAAAGAGCTCCACCACag GTAGTTGAGGCTATGCGTCAAACGGTAACGAATATGATTGGAACACTTCCCCCACAATTCTTTGCAGTTACAGTAACAact GTTGCAGAAAATCTTGCACAGCTCATGTACAGTGTCTTAATGACTGGGTATATGTTCAGGAATGCACAGTACAGGCTTGAATTGCAGCAAAGTTTAGAACAAGTTGCTCTTCCGGACACACAAGAGAAGAAG GATTGGCCAGATTATGCACCAGGTACACAGAAAAAGGTTAGTGGTGAAGTCATTAAATGGAATAATGTTTCCGGTCCCGAGACAATAGATGCTGCGAAGTATATCGAGTTACTAGAAGCAGAAATTGAGGAACTCAACCGACAAGTAGGAAGGAAGTCTGCCAATGGACAGAATGAATTGTTGGAATACCTCAAGTCATTAGAGCCTCAGAATCTGAAG gACTTGACAAGTACTGCTGGAGAAGATGTTGTATTGGCAATGAATACATTTATAAAGAGGCTCTTGGCTGTATCTGATCCTGACAAAATGAAG ACTAGTGTAACGGAGACAAGTGCACCAGAACTTGCCAAATTGCTCTACTGGCTGATGGTGGTAGGATATGGTATTCGCAATATTGAAGTTCGTTTTGACATGGAACGTGTACTTGGAACTCCACCAAAATTTGCGGAGTTACCTCCTGGTGAGAATATTTAG
- the LOC108224529 gene encoding increased DNA methylation 3-like, translating into MVPKSNSNMSTNLGTGNPLLKPVVTKTGTASKGTVGASLGKVDISASEKAYSFQVALAGVCGNQSNMKCSVRDDGRVKIEGVVTDSSLRSDGVLYEVKVQEFSPPGPFSISFDLPGPVDPRLTAFDFKHGILDATVMKFRIPYFPNNH; encoded by the exons ATG GTGCCAAAGTCAAATTCAAACATGAGTACGAATCTGGGCACAGGAAATCCACTGTTGAAGCCAGTTGTAACTAAAACAGGAACAGCCAGTAAAGGAACAGTTGGAGCTTCTCTTGGTAAGGTTGATATCAGCGCAAGTGAAAAAGCCTACAGTTTCCAAGTTGCTTTGGCTGGTGTCTGTGGCAACCAAA GTAACATGAAATGTAGTGTCCGGGACGACGGAAGGGTGAAAATAGAAGGCGTTGTCACAGATTCTAGTCTTCGAAGTGACGGGGTCTTGTATGAGGTGAAAGTGCAAGAGTTTTCCCCGCCAGGACCTTTCTCCATTTCCTTTGATTTGCCGGGACCTGTTGATCCCAGGTTGACTGCTTTCGATTTTAAACATGGTATCCTGGATGCTACTGTGATGAAATTCAGAATACCATATTTTCCAAACAACCATTGA